Proteins from a single region of Hordeum vulgare subsp. vulgare chromosome 6H, MorexV3_pseudomolecules_assembly, whole genome shotgun sequence:
- the LOC123404587 gene encoding uncharacterized protein LOC123404587, with protein sequence MARLFTIISSFAVLLLLLLITEVSLPAAAKDGDDANVNKLCADTPYPDLCASMIMRYDEWKGMDDEKLVGTAALTTATLLLKAAGDACPGVQRERYPDLTKADEVCFETCYKELTNAGEALDKLCTTKEGVDDIGSAQLPEIHGFIKENKGAHAKWNCDRCRPANDKKTPDDVSTKNDAEKAMDVLDVLVNKVTK encoded by the coding sequence ATGGCGAGGCTCTTCACCATCATCTCCTCCTTcgccgtccttcttctcctcctcctcataacTGAGGTCTCCCTCCCCGCCGCGGCCAAAGATGGCGACGACGCCAACGTCAACAAGTTGTGCGCCGATACGCCCTACCCTGACCTTTGCGCCTCCATGATCATGCGCTACGACGAGTGGAAGGGCATGGACGACGAGAAGCTGGTGGGGACGGCGGCGCTcaccaccgccaccctcctcctTAAAGCAGCCGGGGATGCGTGCCCGGGCGTTCAGAGGGAACGCTACCCGGATCTGACCAAGGCCGACGAGGTCTGCTTTGAAACCTGCTACAAGGAGCTGACCAACGCTGGCgaagcactcgacaagttgtgcACGACCAAAGAGGGCGTGGACGACATCGGGTCGGCCCAGCTCCCAgaaatccatggcttcatcaAGGAGAACAAGGGGGCGCATGCCAAGTGGAATTGCGACAGGTGTCGCCCAGCGAATGACAAGAAGACACCCGACGATGTTTCCACCAAGAACGATGCCGAGAAGGCCATGGATGTCCTGGACGTGCTCGTCAACAAAGTCACCAAATAA
- the LOC123404586 gene encoding uncharacterized protein LOC123404586 isoform X2 translates to MMNVLSSGHPQNHLRVIHHHQHDILSCPRRSSSGQLAVNPHPSITRRPSSSSFRRGAVRAVRAVADGGESSSGKDDDDDDQEEEEKRRNGDDNEGTSSSSSSRRNREDLERLVGVPDDDGFSGLDLATLIRKRYGRSYDVTLIRKEFMGRNLLAMNVMWKYREQRSFPLTEEEYLLRLDDVANTLRSWGAVAHVRNSLETTKDRPRIGKAVSIFIDVDSAGGGKRSDEWIYK, encoded by the exons ATGATGAATGTGCTCTCCAGCGGCCACCCCCAGAACCACCTGCGCGTAATCCATCACCACCAACACGACATTTTATCATGTCCACGGCGGAGCAGCTCAGGCCAGCTCGCAGTCAACCCTCATCCTAGCATCACGCGGAGGCCTTCTTCCAGCTCCTTCCGCCGAGGCGCCGTCAGAGCCGTCAGAGCCGTCGCCGACGGCGGCGAATCCAGCAGcggcaaagacgacgacgacgacgaccaagaagaagaagagaagcgaAGAAACGGCGACGACAACGAG ggcacgtcgtcgtcgtcgtcgtcgaggcGGAACAGGGAGGACCTGGAGCGGCTGGTGGGCGTCCCCGACGACGACGGCTTCAGCGGGCTCGACCTGGCCACGCTCATCCGGAAGCGCTACGGCCGGAGCTACGACGTGACGCTCATCCGGAAG GAGTTCATGGGGCGGAACCTGCTGGCGATGAACGTGATGTGGAAGTACCGGGAGCAGCGGTCCTTCCCGCTGACGGAGGAGGAGTACCTGCTCCGGCTGGACGACGTGGCCAACACGCTCCGCTCATGGGGCGCCGTCGCCCACGTCCGCAACTCGCTCGAGACCACCAAGGACCGCCCACGCATCGGCAAGGCCGTCAGCATCTTCATCGACGTCGACTCCGCCGGCGGCGGCAAGCGCTCCGACGAGTGGATCTACAAGTAG
- the LOC123404586 gene encoding uncharacterized protein LOC123404586 isoform X1: protein MMNVLSSGHPQNHLRVIHHHQHDILSCPRRSSSGQLAVNPHPSITRRPSSSSFRRGAVRAVRAVADGGESSSGKDDDDDDQEEEEKRRNGDDNELQGTSSSSSSRRNREDLERLVGVPDDDGFSGLDLATLIRKRYGRSYDVTLIRKEFMGRNLLAMNVMWKYREQRSFPLTEEEYLLRLDDVANTLRSWGAVAHVRNSLETTKDRPRIGKAVSIFIDVDSAGGGKRSDEWIYK from the exons ATGATGAATGTGCTCTCCAGCGGCCACCCCCAGAACCACCTGCGCGTAATCCATCACCACCAACACGACATTTTATCATGTCCACGGCGGAGCAGCTCAGGCCAGCTCGCAGTCAACCCTCATCCTAGCATCACGCGGAGGCCTTCTTCCAGCTCCTTCCGCCGAGGCGCCGTCAGAGCCGTCAGAGCCGTCGCCGACGGCGGCGAATCCAGCAGcggcaaagacgacgacgacgacgaccaagaagaagaagagaagcgaAGAAACGGCGACGACAACGAG TTGCAGggcacgtcgtcgtcgtcgtcgtcgaggcGGAACAGGGAGGACCTGGAGCGGCTGGTGGGCGTCCCCGACGACGACGGCTTCAGCGGGCTCGACCTGGCCACGCTCATCCGGAAGCGCTACGGCCGGAGCTACGACGTGACGCTCATCCGGAAG GAGTTCATGGGGCGGAACCTGCTGGCGATGAACGTGATGTGGAAGTACCGGGAGCAGCGGTCCTTCCCGCTGACGGAGGAGGAGTACCTGCTCCGGCTGGACGACGTGGCCAACACGCTCCGCTCATGGGGCGCCGTCGCCCACGTCCGCAACTCGCTCGAGACCACCAAGGACCGCCCACGCATCGGCAAGGCCGTCAGCATCTTCATCGACGTCGACTCCGCCGGCGGCGGCAAGCGCTCCGACGAGTGGATCTACAAGTAG